tttttatatttagtcttataataaattattaatataataaatataatttattattttaataaattatttaatatttaaattttattttaataataaatttaaaaataataattttaaataatattattcacatattattgaaaatattcaatattaatattttaataataaatatttattataattataaatatattaataataaattttttgtagtataaagattaaaatatgtcataagtctattatatttcacaaatttataatttagtttttatagttttattttcaagaatttagtccctttacttttcaaatttgaagatcaagtccaattgttgacatcgttaatttttttttgttagttttgttaatatcacatttttaaataaaaaatactcgcttaattaaaaaataacgttgtaatgaatatgaatttaacataatatttttaatatatacaaaaacaatgtaaaatgtaaaattatagataaaaataaatttaattaaacaataaaaaataagaaaatctcaaatgtatgtttgtttaattgaaaataactttaatgaaatatttttcaaaaatctactaaacaacaaaaaaatattttaaacagatTCATTCAAACACCATGAAATATTAGCTTTtccaaaaaattaaatcattttacagaaattATTTTCAGTAGACAAAATTCATCCTCCAACTCCTCTTCCTTACGTAATTTTCAAATAAtcttctttctatttcttttgtccaaaaaaaaaaaaaaaccaacattaTCACCTATCTACCATGCTATTCCATCCACTCTCTGCCTGGCTGAATGTGTGATAGGAATTTCTCAAGGAAAGACCTCCTTGATGCTACTGTATCTTTGCCTTTGGAACAACCATAAATTTGATTCAAGGATTGCAATGTAAATGAAGTAGTTCCCCAACCAAGACCAAAATCCTTGTAGAACCAGGCCAAGAAGAGAGTACCCTGAAAATCATTCCAAATGATTTTACAAGCCTCCAATGTAACGTCTTAATTAAGCTGCTGTTCCATGTTCAAAATCCAACTTAGAAACTGTCCATCTGAGCATGACAGAATGAAATTTCAACCGCATGATGTACGACTACCAACGACTTTTCGAATCCGTTCCATGACTACATGAACATCCTCCTTATCTAAGGTTGTGAAACAACACCGGAACCATCCTGGTTCTATGCAGTGGCAAGCTGAACCAGGTGTTAAATTAATCTTACCCACATTTAATAGCTTTTCCCATAGCTCAAGTTCCCCTTTCTCACCATAAGTGGGGATTAAATTTCTCATATCAGCCCAACAATACAAGCTACTTCTGCTATCTGTACATTTAATACCTAATTCTTCCAGACCAGCCACAAATAGATCACGCATATCCTGTATCCTCTTTTTATTGGTCTGAATATATTCCACAATGAATCTTGTATCTGAAAGCATTGAAACTAGTAGTCTTTGGGTCGGAGCAGAAACAGAAGAAAACCTAGTTAACTTTCTAGCAGCAGCCAAAACGTTCTCATTAAAAGAATAGATCATTCCAACCCTAACTCCCGGAAGAAAGAGGTCCTTTGATAGCCCATAAACAATATGAACCCGGTTCTTATCAACATCCTCAGAACCAACAACTTCAGCAATGCTGACAAACTCTTTCTCCTCGTAAATAGACCCTGCAAAGATTTCATCTGATATGATATGGATGTTCTTTTCTTCGGCAAACTTCAAAAGAGCTTCAAGCATCTCCCGAGAAAGTAGATTGCCAACAGGATTTGCGGGGTTTGAAAGGAGAATTCCCCGAATTTTTGTTTCTCGCTTTCttgtttgattgaatgcttgATCAAGCACACTGATACTTAACACGAAATCGTCTTTGCTCCGACAATGAACTGGTATTAGCTCCACTCCTGTTCTCCATTTCATGTCCCTGTCAAAGCTGAAGACATTCTTTTCTAATTAAACCAATAGGACCATTGTTTTTGTGTGTGCGTCGCGGGAGGGAGGGGTGAAGGACGAATAATTACCTAGGATAGTAAGGTGTGGGAACAAGAAACGCATTCCCATGATCTGCCAAGCAGAAGCATAACGTCTCAATTGCAGGAGTCACACCAGCAGTTAAAACCATCTGCGATGGTTCATATGACACATCTCTTCCTATAACACGAGACATAAAACCTGCCATAGCCTGCAAAATACGAAAAATGGAATACATAGAAATAGACCAGACAATCTCAAAAAGGCATACGACATTCCAATCGCATTATGTTTGGTGATAATATGATAGCAAAAGGTATAAACTACAAAAGCATAGAGCTCCCATCGTACCTCCACATCTCTTAATCTGCACCATCAATATGAACAAATGTGCAGAAAAAAGAGATTAAAGTTAGCTCCACGCCTCCAGCATATAAGCACTCAACAGTATGTACCTCACAGTTCAGGAAAAAAAAGCCGTATAGTCCGAAACTAAGAAGATTACTTGGCATCTCTGACTCTTAAGCTCTTAAaccaattaagtttttttatttgccTTATATGATAACAATTAAGGCATGAAAACATGAAACTCTGTTTTTCCACAACGATGATACACACACAAAGTACTCAGAAATTGCTTATTTTAACTTGTGATTGATACCATTTTCACCAATAAACAGACAACAGATAATTCAGCACCACACATCAAATTCACTCTAAAATGAATAGAAACTTAAATTACATAGAGATGTGGAGAATACCATTTTGAGTTTCATTGTACCATCATAAGGCTGGTAAGTGGCAATCCCGCTAATGCTCAAATCGCCCCCTTCTCTTCCCATTACCCAATCCCTCAAGTTCTCCGACGtccatttctcaattaaatcaaaacacaactgtaaaaggaaaaaggaaaggaaacagCAACATAAATATTTGAAGAAGTAACATAGGGCAGGCAGAGGAAGCATTTTTTAAAAGCAAGGGGTTACCCTATTCTCGGACAAGCCGAGCTGGATAACCCCATCAGGGTTAGCAATTCTATTGTAGGGATCCTCCGAGGCCTTATCCAACCCCATATAATAAGGGGAGTCGTCGGGTTTAGCAATGGAAGTGGCGAGGGATGATATCCGAAGCGGTCCGCGTGAAAGCAAATTGGAGAGTGAAGAATGTCTAGTCATCCCCGGCTGGTTGGATGAGGAAGTGGAAGGAGGAGGAGGATCGGAGGGAGAACGACGTCGTTTGAAGTAGAGTTGGAGGAAGCAAAAGAGGGCGCATGGGATCACAGAGCCGAGGAGTAGGCCTCCTCTTCCTTGGGCAACACCTTGGAGAGGTACAACGAGACGCATGGCGGTGGGTTCTCGGGTATGAGCTACGGGTGAGGGTTATGACCCACCCACCCGACAGCAGCTGCTTGTGGTTTCAGAATAGATTTTGTTTTGATGGCTTAGAGTTAGACCTTGGAAGACATACTGAGAAACCATGACATATTCTTCTTGTTTCTGTCCTACTCCAGTATTCTTTTCTTGTTGAAGCGAGTCtgtctgaatttttttatatattattgggAAAATTGCATTACTAGTCAtccaattattagtaaattttatttttattactttattatgaaaagttacaaaataatcattaaaacaattcaattttattttttttcaaaaaataaaaatactcaaaaattcaagataattcgatgacaaaaaaagataaaattaaataattaaataattattttataactttttataattaagttatcaaataaaatttataaataattaatgactattttataattttcataattagaggACAAAAGTATCGATGACTACTATAATTTacagtatatttttatttacatttttcttctaattttttccaagtcaaatcattatattttatggAGACCTAATTTCTCAcccatttattaaattttatttaattaagggtaatatattaaaataatcatttttattaatcttagattatattttagtcacttacgttaaggtattataacattttagtcactgagccattaattaTTGTTAATGATAATTTAACGTGCGCTAATCGACGTGAcacattaaattatcatttcaaacaataacattaagttaaattatacaattagtccccatatttttttgagcaatttaattttttcttttatattcttttaactttcttttttctttatttttcattctcatttGCTTCTCTCTCTGTTTTCCTTCCTTCTCCATCtattttaatgtagtttttctatgatttccatttgttaaaactaaaggggaagaagaaaaggaataaagaaataaaaagaaaaaaataaattgttcaaaaaatagaAGTATAGGAACTAGATTTagcaaatggaaaacatagaaaaactacgttaaaagagaCGAAGAATGgaggaaaataaaggaaaaagcaAGAGagcatagaaaaaaaattaaaagaacataaaagaaaaaagttaaattgctcaaaataaaaaaaatacgatgaccaattgtataatttaatctaaaatttttgtttgaaatgatgatttagcGTGTAatgtcagcttaccattacaccgttaacaattaacggctcagtgactaaaatgttagaacatgttaacgtaagtgactaaaacgtaatattcaaacgtaagtgattaaaatgtaatatgaggtaaataaaagtatttattttgatagtttatcctttatttaattaataatagtaatctttctttaaaaatatgtgattaattatttttgttaatttaaaatcACGTGCGTTGCTTATATTccacataaatatttttacattatctaattaaataaggAATATTATGAACTTTTGGTGATAACAAATTCTTATcaaataatactttaaaaatattatttagtggCAATGCTCTGCTAATCTATTTTTGATAATGTTAATTCTAAAAAGTATTGGCGCCGCCACTGAGGGTTTTTATTATCGCTTTATCCTGCATGTTTTGAGTCTTGCGTCAGTCAgttttgatttttcaattcaaGAGGCAGAATTAGTTATTGGGTCGGACGAGGCTCTGGAAGACGACATCAGTTATGAGCTTTCAGCTTTGATTGGTCGGTGAAAGGGTGATTCATTTCGCTGCTATGGAATCAACTCTATTGTCACTATGGAGACCTCTCCAAAAGGTGAGCATAAAGCTGGGTTTATATTTGATTTAGTTTTATCATTCGGTGGGTTTACGGAGAATGATTTCTGTGGGTTCGTGGTCCTTCTACAACTGCATTTTGCTTATTCATCAACTCTCTAAAGGCGAGAATCCGAAGagtgttgatttttttttatgcaGATTTTTGGGTGTAGGTACATTAGTTCTCTATAAAGAATACTAATTATAAAGAGATACTTAAAATTTAgcaaaagttaataaaaaaaaatcacacgTGAATCACTCAATATATCACACTCAACAATTagttaaaagaaaatagaaattttaacacaattattaactcgtacaattatcttatttagggtgaataaattgaaaaaaaaattagagtgatTAAAATAGAATATACTCTATTTTTTAGAGTGACCATGGGTGTAATTAACCTTAAAATATATTTGGTCATTAAATAAAATGTCGATGTGATCtcttttttattgatataataacaaaattcaatatatttcgctctcaatatttacaaattatcaactcaatcattattttaaatatttaaaattttataattataaaatatttttaaaaaattaaaattaataaaaataaattaactcaactatttttataaaattaaattaaattatgaaaactataaaatataaaattctaaaactaaaaatgatttaaaaaattaaaaaatatataaattaaaaaaaaagtggcaTGTAAAACAGGTGTCCCCTCCCTACATAGCGACACCcttctaatttaaatattattatttattttaaaatattattttttatagatagTGTCTTAATAAGTTGGTTCATTTCAATACATTctcataaataattttttccactccaattttgtaaataatttttttgtattatttaaataaaaacccCTTTCATTTGAGAATAAAAGATAGTACACCTGcactcgaaatttttttttataaaatcactttaaACTAAATAACACTTCAAACCAACAAGTGTTAAATGCACATATTACATTTTCAAAGGAAAAAGCTCTTTGAAAATAGCAGGTTTAAGCTTAGATACAACATTATTAGTAGGAATAATCACAAACTCTAAACATAAACtataaaatagacatgaataATACCAAAAACAAATAACCCTTTAGAACTCCCATATCAGGCCAGGTGGCCAAAAGCTATTCACTTATAAAACTCACCTGATTACGAGCCTCCAAGCTCGAAACAAGTAACGGGTCTTTATTTGGACAATTGTTTTTAGAGGTAGTGCATGCGTCCTACCGTGTCTGTGCATAGTATTTGTGAGTACTAATACTCTAAAATTTTACAGCACAAAAAGAAAAACACCGTCTTATGTAGCAACATCAAGATAAAGATTTCATGACTTCTCTTTTTCGGCCCCAAAGGGGCATGAATCCATGCAAAGCTCAATCAACCTTCCAGCCGAAATTAGTGTATAGGGTTACAATTCGCAACATGAGAAGATTAGAATCGGCTCTTGAGTGctcaaaatacaaaatacaaaatacaaaatacaaaatcAATATATACTATACAAAGAATCAcaaagaatattatatatatatgaacgtGCATGAGACTTCAGCTGACTTTCAATGGAACTGACACTATCACGTGTTAACAGAGAACCCAGCAATTACATTTGGCGTGATATTAAACCCTAATACTTGCAAATGACTATGATCCAAAGTGTAAATACCCGTATAACCTGACTACCATAACACTTGAAGGTCAGTGTAACCTATTATGTGCTTCAATTATGGAAACCTTCTCCTgccaaaaacaaaaaacaaaattaaacaaattagtaTTACATCAAAATGTCCCCCCCCCCAAAGCAATATTCAACTTTAGATTTTGCTTTGTATGAATGATGAAATAAAGCGAGGATAAAAAATTTGTTCATAAAATGATTAATAAATTTTCCTTCCTCGCTCTTTTCCATCATACCAAGTAAAGTGTCAGTTATTGTGCAACTGCTCAGGTTTTCAATGCTAGAGAATGTTTACATCGAAAATGGTTGCAATGCGATAATTacaaatacattaaaaacattATGTCTGGTTTAGCTTAGCATGTTTCAAATACTGCTCTCTTAATATGGTTCCTCGCCTGACTAGTGGCATGAGGACTTTGGTAGAGAAAAGAGTAGATGAGTGTCATGATGCCATTACAGATTTGAAAAGACGCCCACTTTCCATGTAAGGTTCAAATTTGTTCAGATCAAAGTCTATAAGCTAAGGGAGAAGGTTGGTAATTTAGAGATTGCTAATGATCGCTCATGTCTATATGCAAAGCTATGTGCATGCATATGTGAGAATAATGTATTTCCATGAAGATGGAAAGAGAGACCTCATTTGTTGAGCTGCTTTCTGAGGGAAACCATTGCAAAAGAACCCCCAAGTTCATGACATATGGTATCAATTTGAACATAAGAGGTGTTGTTACCTGCATAAGTAGTTTGCTATTGTTAATGTTGCAGGCTTGCAGCCATGAAAGGGACAAAGAAAAGCATACTATAAACCTTAAAAATGTAATTTCCAGATCAGTGAAACCTACCAGACTGAGAGCTGTCGttccaagaagaagaagatacATCTTTCCCTTCATGTCAACCAAAATGAAGTCAATGATTGCAACAAAACAATTACAATGATGATGAAGACATGCTCAAACAAATTAAAAGCATCAGAAATTTCAAGCTTGAAGCAACAGGAAAAAATATTTAATGCTAAGAATTTACGGCAAAATGCGTTCATATAAATGGAAAATGTTGCTGAACTGTTTCATCCATAATTGAAGCACCAAGAAAGTTATCATGCTTGTTCTTTCTGTGCGAGaacccccccccctttttttcctACCAACCCAAGCACACCTGCTTGAGAAATAAATAATACGAGACCACAATACTTTACATTTGTTAACCAGCATATCATTCTTTCACTGAAGACCACCAAGCACATCAGCAATTCATGCATATTATATCTTTCCTCCTTTTTCTAGAATTAAGAAACATTCTTTTGAAAACCACTGTAAGGGCATGAAAAAATGAGAATAATGTTCAAAGGATGAGGAGATCAATCATCAAGAAACAAAAAACTTTATTGTAGACATGCTGAGACAGAAACGTTCACATTTTAAAAAGGCAAGGAAGAAAGGGGTACCTCAACAAGGTGAAGATTTGAGGCACGACTTAGAAGAACAAAAGCAAATTCTCCAATTTGAGCAAGCAACACTCCAACCTATATGATAAAAGTACAAAGTGCATAGTATGCACAAATTATGTAAAGAAAACAAGATGCTATTTGTGCATAAGAGTGGGAAAACAAACTTACATGGAAAGATGTCCTAACACTATATCCGAAAGCCTTGGCAACCACACAGACAACAGCAGTCTTAACAACAATAACTAGTATAACAGAGGCCAGTAGTATATCCACATGGCTCCAAAGAAAATGTACATGTATGAGCATCCCAATACCAGAAAGGAAGAGTGCTGCAAATAGGTTACGAATTGGTTCCACCTAGAATAGAAACACAGCTCATAAAATAATCTGGCAAAACAAAGAAATATATCCACTTATCCTATTTTAGACTCAAATCTCCTACAGCACACTCTCCAATGCGTAACAAAACGTTAACCAGTACATAAATTCCAATATTAAGAATGAACCCTTGAGCCTTGACTCAAAATAGAATAGACCTTGCATTTATAGATTTTCATTCATGCCCCCATGGACTAACAATGCATGACCTAAAACAGACTAAATAAGAAAGTAAACAAGCTAAGCCTTGAAAATTCTTAAGACACTAATTGAAAAGTTAAATAGAATAAACCCCTTCAAGGCAAAGATAAGAATATACACTAAAGTACATAGGTAAGAGGCCTTGCCAATAATCAGTGATTACCTGGTCTAGTGTATGTTGCGCAAAGTCAGTAGTAGATATCATAACTCCAGCAACAAATGAACCCAACTCAAGGCTGAGACCCATCTTATCACTGCACTGTGAGGATTACAGCAGTTCAAGAGTGTTAAAAAGGTCGTGGGGAAATTTTGCATGCAGTGATATAGCAGTTGTATTGTAATCATTTCAAGCACAAGACTTACCCAAGCAGACAATAAGCAGAAAGCCACAGCAGCAAGCTGATAAAGTTCATTTGTCTGGATAACAAAATGAAACCAAATgaactaaaattttgaacttaTTCAAATCAAGTTACATaataaaagagataaaatatGTTAACAACTTACTTGAGATGATATCTGCATCATTAACTTTAGGAATCGAGGAACAAATGACCAAGACAATAGTGATGCAATAGTAAGATAAATTGATAATACCAATATCCTGACATTGATCATCAGCAAGTGTCAGATCCATTTAACTCAACCACCAACAACAGCTCAAAAGCTAATTTTGGAAATAAGGGCAGAAACGGAAGgataataaaaagtaaaagagGATAGGTAGAAAAACCGAAAGAAACTTACAGCTTTCCCATTGAAACCATCCCGTGTAGCCAGCCACTGCTACCACCCAAAACTGGGAGCAAAGCGAATAACAAACCAACAGCACAATCCTGAAACGGCCAGAGGTAAGGAAGTGAATGGATATACAGCAACAAGAACAAGTTTCTGAAtccaaattgtaaataaattataGATACTTGATAGGTCATCACTTCTCTTCAACCTGAAAAATTAGAGTCCCAATAGTAACTTGACCATGAAGAGAATTAGTGCTACTTCGTTCTACTAAAAACTTCACAACctgataaaaatataaagaaagaaTGGATGACCATTATGCATCAAACAGcaaccaaaaataaaagaaaaatactcGCAACATAAAAGAGAATAGTAAAGTACAATTGCAGTTGATGACATTGAGAGGAAGGAGCCAACAAATACACCCTCAGATAAGTTTGCTCCACATAACTGCAAGATTAAGGGATATCTTATTTTAGTGTCCATCTTGCAAGTGCTCTTAGTTGGAGACATGACCAAAGTGCTAGGAAGACGTTACCACTGCAATTATGCCACACAAgcacataaatataacaatttgAAGTAGTCCTCCAAAAACAGCAACTGGTCCCACAACTTTTAACTGTAGAAAGAATTAGTTGAAACAgctttcattaaataaaatagagaaatttCTATGCTAAAGCATCTGAAAGTAAGAATTCACTCCCAAAACATCCAACCTTTGCCAAAGAAAACTCCAGCCCAAGAGCAAAAAGAAGAAAGACAACACCAAACTGTGCAACAGTTTCAACCTACGAAAAAAGAGCGAGCATAtcaccaaaataataaaaatatggaaaatcatATCACTGAttgcattttcttttctttctttctttcatttttctgtttttctgtttttgtttttgtttttattttttatttttaatttttgcaaaagACATCAGAGAATGAATTTTAGATGATATAATTTAGGCATTATTAGTTGCTATCagctgaaaattttttaaataataaaagaacagGGCAAAGTCACATTTTTGGGATATAATTCCAAGCAAGTCTCAGGAATttattaagaaagaaaaataaaatattttccaagACAACATCTTTAACATGGATCATAAGGCATGTTTCCCCTCCATGGTACCATCAGTGAAGCTATCTCAATACTAGAAAATAACGTGTACTAAAACATTAAGTCATATAATACTCTGTTATTAAGAAACAACAAGCTCGAGCTATTATAAACAACATACCTGTACCATTTCACTAATGAATTTCAAACCCCCTGGTCCAATAAGTGAACCCGCAAGAAGATAGCCCACAATAACCTATCATGTGCATAGGTTTAGGAAAAGTAAAGAAAGACAACTTCTTTCTTGCAACTTTCATGATACAGCTGCATATCAAactcaagaaaaagaaaacaactgTTGAGCGCAAAGTAAATAAATGCTAATTTTAGATAAACATACCGGTTGCCCCAGACATGAAAAGATAATACCACCAATGGCAGCAGAGACTATGACAACCACCAAATCTGATATCAATCTGCACAAGGGTGATACAGTATGttacaaataatttttattggatAACAGGACAATTTACTACACCATAAATCTCAGTTGTATGTTATATTCATAATCAAAACTCAATGGCAGTACCAGAACCAAACAGGGATAATTTTCAATTATTCATCACAATGCCAACCAACTTGTAGTAATATGAAACCGGAGACTGTATCAGATAGTGCAAGGATAAAGGATATAAAGATGCTAACCTCAAATCAACTTGGAGCACTGGATACTTGGATTTTCTATTTGACATTACAAACACATTATCCTAACATCAAATGAGAAAGGCAAATTAGAATGGATTCAATTAAAAGCAAAAGCAATCAACATAAAACTGCATAGTTAATCCTGCAACACATGAGAGGGGGGGGGGACTAACATTTGACCCACCTTTTTATCAATCAAGGTTGTCGTCTCATCAGAATCTTCATTTTCCAGGGAAAAGACATCTTGAATCTGGAATGCTCTTGTACCACTGTTGATAATGTTGGAAAAAAAAGTCAactcacaaaaaaaaattatttattaaatttttattcctCCAAAAATAAATGTATTCTCATACTTTGTCTCTTGTGTATCATTTCTCTTCACCTTCTCATGAGTGATTTTAGCTACAGTCTCCAGTACAGCCTGAAAAACATAAAAGGAAGCATCCTTAAAACAGACACCAAAAGGAAAACTACACAGTAAGCACACGGGTCACCTAGGAACAAAGGTAATAAAGGGCACATAATTCCAATATGCATGATATCCAAACCCAACCTTTCCTCAATAATTATAGGATCCTCAGTGATCATACACATAACCAAGATCACTCAgtagattattttatttattcctttAAAATCAGATGCCTAGTTGCCTACTAAAGTTTGGAAAAAGATTTTGAAGAAAACAAATGTAACAGGCTTATATATCTGAGCTCAAGCCAAAACCATAAATCTACTAAAAATCAAAATGAGAAATAGGGCCTTGGCAACAATATACTCGTAAAAAAGTGTGAACCTACAGAGGAAACACTATAATCCAGTTTTCCTTagtatcaaaacaataaaaaaaaaaggaatttcaGTCGGAGCAATAGGCTTCAAAAGAGAGCCAAACCTACTTGCTGATCAGCTACACTAGTATTGAAATTGCTTGCATCAGTTCctaacaaaagaagaaaaaaggaaaatagagTATCAGCTAAAAGAATTAAAGAGCCAATAAATTGCGCATAAATTAACCGCAACTCCTAGATCATTCAGAGATCTAAATGATGATCATAGAAGATTCATGTAAAAAGGGAAATGAAGATTCTAATTTGCTTAAATTTGAGTTCGATACCATACAAGTCAAGCCACAAATATTGTGATATTTTCCTTCTTGttcataattaaaacaaaagcaaacaaaCTAGTCTTGTAGCTATATTGTTTTTACTTCAGTGTCCTTTTATGTGGAACTTATTTTAGCTACTGATAGAATAGGTTTGCGCTTTTACTGAAcgtttaaacttaaaatttcgcCTGCAGCTTTGTAAAATAACAAGACCTCCAGCATAAAGATCAAGATCCAGCAAttcggtttttttttttcaaaaacaaaaaatccCTGAGCTTTC
The Gossypium hirsutum isolate 1008001.06 chromosome A07, Gossypium_hirsutum_v2.1, whole genome shotgun sequence genome window above contains:
- the LOC107933178 gene encoding K(+) efflux antiporter 5 isoform X2; this encodes MIKLKAVLETVAKITHEKVKRNDTQETNGTRAFQIQDVFSLENEDSDETTTLIDKKDNVFVMSNRKSKYPVLQVDLRLISDLVVVIVSAAIGGIIFSCLGQPVIVGYLLAGSLIGPGGLKFISEMVQVETVAQFGVVFLLFALGLEFSLAKLKVVGPVAVFGGLLQIVIFMCLCGIIAVLCGANLSEGVFVGSFLSMSSTAIVVKFLVERSSTNSLHGQVTIGTLIFQDCAVGLLFALLPVLGGSSGWLHGMVSMGKLILVLSIYLTIASLLSWSFVPRFLKLMMQISSQTNELYQLAAVAFCLLSAWCSDKMGLSLELGSFVAGVMISTTDFAQHTLDQVEPIRNLFAALFLSGIGMLIHVHFLWSHVDILLASVILVIVVKTAVVCVVAKAFGYSVRTSFHVGVLLAQIGEFAFVLLSRASNLHLVEGKMYLLLLGTTALSLVTTPLMFKLIPYVMNLGVLLQWFPSESSSTNEEKVSIIEAHNRLH
- the LOC107933178 gene encoding K(+) efflux antiporter 5 isoform X1; this encodes MAICSSRRGVLGSVYCLVVVLSYARICLSARSDNEIRERFYGNLVNSSATGTGEGSIAKMFDRVLEKEFSENDQTEGTDASNFNTSVADQQAVLETVAKITHEKVKRNDTQETNGTRAFQIQDVFSLENEDSDETTTLIDKKDNVFVMSNRKSKYPVLQVDLRLISDLVVVIVSAAIGGIIFSCLGQPVIVGYLLAGSLIGPGGLKFISEMVQVETVAQFGVVFLLFALGLEFSLAKLKVVGPVAVFGGLLQIVIFMCLCGIIAVLCGANLSEGVFVGSFLSMSSTAIVVKFLVERSSTNSLHGQVTIGTLIFQDCAVGLLFALLPVLGGSSGWLHGMVSMGKLILVLSIYLTIASLLSWSFVPRFLKLMMQISSQTNELYQLAAVAFCLLSAWCSDKMGLSLELGSFVAGVMISTTDFAQHTLDQVEPIRNLFAALFLSGIGMLIHVHFLWSHVDILLASVILVIVVKTAVVCVVAKAFGYSVRTSFHVGVLLAQIGEFAFVLLSRASNLHLVEGKMYLLLLGTTALSLVTTPLMFKLIPYVMNLGVLLQWFPSESSSTNEEKVSIIEAHNRLH
- the LOC107933131 gene encoding probable aminotransferase ACS12, giving the protein MRLVVPLQGVAQGRGGLLLGSVIPCALFCFLQLYFKRRRSPSDPPPPSTSSSNQPGMTRHSSLSNLLSRGPLRISSLATSIAKPDDSPYYMGLDKASEDPYNRIANPDGVIQLGLSENRLCFDLIEKWTSENLRDWVMGREGGDLSISGIATYQPYDGTMKLKMAMAGFMSRVIGRDVSYEPSQMVLTAGVTPAIETLCFCLADHGNAFLVPTPYYPSFDRDMKWRTGVELIPVHCRSKDDFVLSISVLDQAFNQTRKRETKIRGILLSNPANPVGNLLSREMLEALLKFAEEKNIHIISDEIFAGSIYEEKEFVSIAEVVGSEDVDKNRVHIVYGLSKDLFLPGVRVGMIYSFNENVLAAARKLTRFSSVSAPTQRLLVSMLSDTRFIVEYIQTNKKRIQDMRDLFVAGLEELGIKCTDSRSSLYCWADMRNLIPTYGEKGELELWEKLLNVGKINLTPGSACHCIEPGWFRCCFTTLDKEDVHVVMERIRKVVGSRTSCG